ctgccccctgccagctgccccctgccagctgcctcccaccagctgccccctgccagctgcctcccACCAGCTGCCCCACTCTACCTTgctcctctctctgccaactgctccctccagctgccctgtgccagctgcctccctccagctgcccctcctccagcaccccactgccctcagctcgttctgggtgccctgcccagcAGACTCTGGCACAGCCAACGTGGGCACTCACCCCGTGGcatctccctgccccccccaggcTATTTCCAGCTTGTAAGCAGCAGGGTCAGGGCATGCCAGGACCTTTGCCCTCCCCTGTTAACAGAGGCAGgtgtgggcactgcagggctgtgccagcatgGATGCCCTGGTGACGTGGCATGTGCCAAGGAGGGAACTTTCCTTCCCCAAGGGCATCCTGAGGTGCTCCTTGGGATCAGCCTGAGCCTAGCCAggcacaggctctgccagcagctctgtgccaacCTTAACCACGGgacaaagagaaagggaagctgAAGGGGAAGCTCAggactcccctggcacaactgcccTGGCAaggagctcccctggcacagctcacagctgccAGGGGAAGGGTGCCACAAGGCTCTGCCCTGTCCTgacagctctgccaccctttGTCCCCCCCAGACCTGTGTGACCAtgccctccacatcccccaCGACGAGCTGTgaccctggcagcagccctggctgcctccGGAGGACGctgccaacctgtgccagtggcttGGTGGGACCAGGACAGCGCCGTGCCCGCCCGGATGTCCCTTACCTCTTGGTTTGCCCTGTCCTCTGCTGGCCCTGCCGGGCAGCACGGGGCATGGAGCTGGCATGGATGCTGCCAAGgatgctgccctgccccagccagcctgctgctctcatCCTCTTTATTCCCTGCCCACCCACTGCAGCCGTGgcactggggggcactgggacactggtgctggggggcactggggtgCTGGTGTTGGGGGCACCTGGACATTGGTGCTGGGGGGCACCTggactctggcagggggggcacTGGGATGCTGGTGCTGGGGGGCACCTGGATATTGGTGCTGGGGGGTATCAGGACGTGGGCACTGGGACACTGGCACTGAGGGCACTggggtgctggtgctggggtCACCTGGACGTTGGTGTTGAGggcatgggggtgctggcacagggggcactggggtgctggtgctgggggcaccTGGACGCTGGCACAGGGGGCACTggggtgctggtgctggggcaCCTGGACGCTGGCCTCACGGGGACCTTTcggtggcagctgccagccagggccCTTGCCCTGCCGCTGCCAGGACCTGGGGGGGCTCTCCCGGgggtcccctccctgctgcaggcaataAAGGGGCCCTGCCGTGGGCCCGGCCCGGGGCCGCTCTCGCCGCTGTGCTGCAGGGTGCGGTcggtgctggcagcctgcagcggCCCCCACGCGTCCCTGCCGTGGCCCAGGCTGGGTCCGGCGGGCGCCAGGCGCGGGTCAGGCCTGGCCCAGCGCCCAGCACGGGGGCACCGCCTGCGCCCGCGGGGGCACCGCGCCCGCTCCGCCCGGGGGCAATGCCCGGGGGTCAGCGAGGACAAGCGCCTggggccctgccctgcccccccccggccccggcgTGACCGCGGCGGCTGGGGCGGTGGCGCGGGGATGACGTCACCGCCCTGCGGTGGGGCGCGGGGTGACGTCACAGCCCGCGGGGTGACGTCACTGCCCACAGCGCGTGGGTGACTTCATTGGGCTGCCCCACACCGCAGCTGGGCGGCACCGAACCGCCGccgctggggggtgggggggggtggtgagTGGGTTCGGTGGGTGTGAGGCGGCGGCGTGACGTCACGCACTGCGGCCGATGGCGTCACGGCAGGAACGGAGGCTCCGCctcgccgcggccccgcccgcGGATCAGGCGAACGCGGCGGGCGCCTATCGCGGGGGGTCCTTCCCCGTGCCTCCTCGTTTGCATGTCCCCGCCCCCTCCCGGTGAGGCGCAGCCAATAGCGAGCGGCCGAGGGCGGAGCTATGCTAATAACCCGCGCGCGCCGCGCCGCGCCCCGCCCTGGCCGCGCGCAGGAAGCCCCCGGACGctgccgccgctcgctccggtcccggccccgctcccggccccgctccgctcccggccccgctccgctccgctccgtcCCGCCCTGCGCCCGGCTCGCTGCCGCCATGACGCTCCTCGCCGCCGGTACCCGGGCGGCCGCGCGCCTCCGCGGGCCCAAGGTGAGGCCCGCACCCGCCGCGCCTCAAAGCGGCGATGCCGCCGGTTGGggtgggcggggggggggggtcctgtGCGGTGTCGGTTCTTAAAGGGGCCGcgcaggctgaggagggggcGTGTGCGGGGGGTGGGTGTTTTAAGGCACCGCAGCATCGGTGGGGAGGGGGCCGCGAGGTCGCGCGCCGCAGCGGCAGCACGTGGTGGGCACCGGCGCCGCCTCCGCCGGCAGCGTCGGTAACGGGCGGCAGGGTGGGGTGTGCcgtgccctccccccccccttcctccttccgTCTCTCAGTGTTTTTTGTCCGCGCTGGAAGGGTCCCGATTGGGACCCCAGACCCCATTAGGACACCGGGGGAGGGCTCCCAGCCCCGGCCCGCGACCCGCACCTCGGGGGTCCGGCGCCGGTTCCGGGGGTGCTCGGTCCTGTCGCACCCTCTGCATTTAGAGGCTTCCTCTCCTGCCGCTTCCCCGGTGCGGGGCTGCGCTTCCTCGGTGGGGTCCCAGGCCAGTCCCGGTGGGGACCCTCACCGGGCAGCACCGGCAGTAGGAGAACGGTgtcggggtgggggtggggtgggggtgtccCCTGCCTCCGCTCCTCGCTCCCCGCCCTTCGCGGCGGCCCGGTGCTGTAGAGGACACCGGGGTCACGGCGAAGGGACCCCTCCCGGTCCGGGGCcgtgctgggggggagggggtccGAGGTGTCCCGGGGGTTGAGGCGGGGCGGGGTGACCCCGGCACACACCcagccccccccgccccggtcCGTTAGCCTTGGCCGCGGCCCTCGGCGTTTCGTAACGGCCGCTCCGGCGTCCGTATCGACCGGGCGTTATTTTGGGAACCGGGGCCGTGTTGTGGTGCCCTACTTGGCCCCCGCTGGCCCCGGGGCGGGGGAGAGCAGGGGGCATCACCCCGGTAACCGGAGCCAACCCTTCCCCCCGACTCGTGTCCTAATCCCGACCCGccgccatcctcctcctcctcttcctccttcccccgtGGCCTCATCTCCCGTTACTccccggggcggcggcgggcgggggggGGTCTCCTGCCAGCCCTCTCCCGACTCAAACCGAGGTGGCTGTGGGGGGAGGGTCGCAGGGtgagggggggctgggggggagggacgCCCCGGCGGAGGGTCCGGTCGGTCccggagctgccccagccccgcGGGCCGGTGTCCGGTGTCACTGCCAGCTCGTCTGACCTTGAGCCGGTGACAGCCGCGGGCGGCCTGGCACAGGGTCCCCTACGGACCGggatggcaccgagtgccaggggggtgggcagggtGGCACCGGCTGCGCTGGGCACCCCTCGGTGGCGACTGACACCTACctacccccccccacacacaccttgaCCTTGTGCTTGCTGTGTGCCCCCCCCGGGGGTGCCACCTGTTGCTGGTGGGCACAGACTTGGCAGAGCAACTACCCCCCCCCCACGGGTGGTGGTTGGGGTGGGCACACTTAGGGTGCCCTGCagtggggggcggggggggggttgCTGTGTATCCCCCCCCCCAGTCTGTCCTCCGTGTCCCcgtcccacccccacccccacccggCAGGCAGCGGAAAAACCGAGTCATGGTTCCGCCGGCGGCGCTGCCGCGGCCGCGGGGGTCAGCCCCGGGGGGGGCTCCGCCGGGCACGGATGGAGCCTCCCCGCGGTGCCCAGGACCCATCTCCCACCGCCCCTTAACCCCTGCCCCTCGCCGTGCCCGCTCTGCCGGCCGGGACGTGCCGGGGGTGCCGCCGTGCGAGCACCGAGGGGGAGATGCGATGCCAGGCCCGGGCGATGCCAGGCTCGGGCGATGCCAGGCTCGGGGTTCCCTGCTGTCCCAGGGCATCCCCAAGGTCCAGAGTCCCCGCGGTCGCAGTGCCTGGCATCGCCGGGCGCGGGCGAGGAACACAGATCGGCTTCCCCCGAGCCGCCAAaccgcagccctgccctgccctgcccaccgGGGCcgtgccagcctggcagggctgtgccagcggctgcagggctgccctctgccaggtGCTTGCGCAGGGCAGGAAGTGAAACCAAAGCTTCTTCGGTCACCTCCAGGGGCTGCTCCCTGGGTGCCAACCTGCTGAGGGGGCTCCTGCCAGCGCTCCCACCCCACCCCGTGccaccctgcccagccctgcccagccctgcccagcccggCTCGACCTGCCTGGCTCATGTCCCTGCCACGCGTGGGCGAGGGGAACGCCGCAGCTGCTGTGGCCTCATGAGCCCAGGGTGGCACCGGCTGGCTCCTGCCACAGGAGTTGTGCCATGCTCggggcagagaggggcagcTGGGAGGGCTTCACCCCCCTGTGAAGGGGCAGCTGTGGCaccagcagggcagtgcccaggtgtGCAAAGGGGAGCTGTGgcaccagcagggctgtgcccaggtgtgtaacaggggagctgtggcaccagcagggcagtgcccaggtgtGCAAAGGGGAAGCTGTGgcaccagcagggctgtgcccaggtgtgcaAAGGGGAAGCTGTGgcaccagcagggctgtgcccaggtgtgtaAAGGGGGAGCTGTGGCaccagcagggcagtgcccaggtgtgtaacaggggagctgtggcaccagcagggcagtgcccaggtgtGCAAAGGGGAGCTGTGGCaccagcagggcagtgcccaggtgtgtaacaggggagctgtggcaccagcagggcagtgcccaggtgtgcaaagaggagctgtggcaccagcagggctgtgcccaggtgtgtaAAGGGGAGCTGTGGcatcagcagggctgtgcccaggtgtgtaAAGGGGAGCTGTGGcatcagcagggctgtgcccaggtgtgtaAAGGGGAGCTGTGGCaccagcagggcagtgcccaggtgccacccagtctctctctctgctctcccccaGAATGCTTCCTGTGCCCTCTTTGCTGCCCGCCATGCCAGCGCTGCCACGGTAAGAGGAGCCCTTGCTGCTGGCACCCCCTTGCCCGTGGGGAGTGGGTGCTGGGCACCCCCCCtcggctgtgccagggctcacaGTACCCATGCCCAGTACCTATGCCCTGTCCCCAGAACCTGAAGGACGTCCTGGCCTCGCTGATCCCTAAGGAGCAAGCCAGGATCAAGAGCTTcaggcagcagcatggcagcaCTGCCATCGGGCAGATCACCGTGGACATGGTGAGTGGAGCCCTGCCAGGGCCGTGCCAGGGCcgtgccagggctgccagcctTGTGCCACGgccctgtccctcccctcccGCAGGTGTACGGTGGCATGAGGGGCATGAAGGGGTTGATCTACGAGACCTCAGTGCTGGATCCCGACGAGGTAGGATCCAGTCCTGCCCCCCGGCGCCGGtgcccagctgggtgccagcctggcGGCTGACGCCGTGCCCGGCGCTCCGCAGGGCATTCGCTTCCGCGGCTACAGCATCCCCGAGTGCCAGAAGCTGCTGCCCAAAGCCGCCGGCGGGGAGGAGCCGCTGCCCGAGGGcctcttctggctgctgctgaccgGGCAGGTGCCCACGCAGGAGCAGGTAACCCGCGGCGGGGGCGGGTGGCACCGCCGGGCGGCCTCGCCCCGGTGCCCGTCGCGCCCTGCAGCTCGGCCCTGTGCCCTGCCCGCAGGTGGCATGGCTGTCCCGCGAGTGGGCGCGGCGGGCGGCGCTGCCCTCGCACGTCGTGACCATGCTGGAcaacttccctgccagcctgcaccccatggcacagctcagcgccgccgccaccgccctCAGCAGCGAGAGCCACTTCGCGCAGGCCTACGCCCGGGGGCTGCACCGGGCACAGTACTGGCAGGtacccgcccgccgccgccttcctccagctcctccctcctcttcctcctttcctctccctctctcttcctcctttcccctccctcctcttccccctttcccctccctccctcttccccctttcccctccctccctcttcctcctttcccctccctctctcttcctcctttcccctccctctctcttccccctttcccctccctcttccccctttcccccctctccctcctttctcctctccctctctacctcctttcccctctctctctctccctcctttcccctctctctctctcccccctttcccctccctctctcttccccctttcccctccctctctcttccccctttcccctccctcttcctcctttcccctccctccctcttcctcctttcccctccctctctcttcctcctttcccctccctctctcttcctcctttcccctccctctctcttcctcctttcccctccctcctcttcctcctttcccctccctcctcttcctcctttcccctccctctctcttcccccctttcccctccctcttcctcctttcccctccctccctcttcctcctttcccctccctccctcttcctcctttcccctccctctctcttccccctttcccctccctcttcttcctttctcctccctccctctttctcctttcccctccctctctcttcctcctttcccctccctctctcttcctcctttcccctccctctctcttcctcctttcccctccctctctcttccccctttcccctccctctctcttcctcctttcccctccctctctcttccccctttcccctccctccctcatcCTTCTCtactctctctccttctctctttctcgacctttctccttctctctccctttcttattctctttttcccttcttcccttcctccctctctccttctctctctttctcccttcctctcttcctccctccctccctccctccctccctccctccctctcttccctcttctccccccctccctctcttcccctttctccctccctgtcttcccctttctccctccctctcttcccctttctccctccctctcttcccctttctccctccctctcttcccctctctcttcctttcttccccactctctccctccccccctcccgtctctccctcccccccccgtctctccctccccccccccgtctctccctccccccagtctctccctccccccctcccctggcaccagccgGGCAGGGCCTTGGCTCTTTAACCTCTCTTTAATCCTGAGCTTAACCCTCAGGCTTGGGcgggagggggctgggagggagacaAAGGTAAGTCGAGGCGAGCAGGTGGTGCCCGGCGGGGTGGTGCCCTCCTTCCCGGGCCCCCTGGCAGCGAGCCCctggcctgcccctgcccagttCGTGTACGAGGATGCCATGGACCTGATTGCCAAACTGCCCTGCGTGGCAGCCAAGATCTACCGCAACCTGTACcgggagggcagcagcatcgGCGCCATCGACCCCAGCCTCGACTGGTCCCACAACTTCACCAACATGCTGGGGTACACTGACCCCCAGTTCACCGAGCTCATGAGGCTCTACCTCACCATCCACAGGTGTGCCAAcctgccagggcactgccagggcagctgccccCCCGGCCGGGCGGGTGGGCGCGGATTGGCACCGCGGAGGAGCCGGGCGGGAGGTGCCCTGAGCTGGCtgcttgggggggggtggggagtggAGGCACTGGGGTGGGGTGAGGGTGGGTCTGGGGGTGTTGGGGTGGGTGAAGTGGGCAGAGGATGGGCACAGGTGAGCTCCTCAGCATGGTGGTGATCGTGGATGGGACCTGGGGTGTGCCCAGGTTGGCACTGTGGAGCCACAGGGCAGGACTGGGAGGTGTTTGGTCTGGTGTGGGTGAGGTGGGCATAAGGTAGGGCTGATGTGGGCTCCTCAGCATGGCACTGCCCATAAAGGAGACTTAGGATGTGCTCCAGGCTGGCATTGTGGAgccacagggcagggctggggaggtgtttggtctgggggtgttggtatgggtgaggtgggcacagggtgggcacGGGGTAAGGCTGATGTGAGCTCCTCAGCGTGGCAGTGATCATGGATGGGACCTGGGAtgtgcccaggctggcactgtggagccacagggcagggctggggtggggatgggaggtgttggggtgggtATGGGTGGGGATGGgtgaggtgggcacagggcagggctgatatgtgcccctctgccctgcagtgacCACGAAGGGGGCAATGTGAGTGCCCACACCAGCCACCTGGTGGGCAGTGCCCTCTCAGACCCTTACCTCGCCTTCGCCGCTGCCATGAACGGCCTGGCAGGGCCTCTGCACGGCCTTGCCAACCAGGTGGGGGCACCCCCGCggctctgccactgcctctctgtccccttctcacctcctctcctctccctccccccctcttcctcctcctcctttcccttttcctcctcctcctttcccttttcctcctcctcctttcccttttcctcctcctcctttcccttttcctcctcctcctttccctttcctcctcctcctttcccttttcctcctcctcctttcccttttcctcctcctcctttcccttttcctcctcctcctttcccttttcctcctcctcctttcccttttcctcctcctcctttcccttttcctcctcccttccttcctcctcccttccttcctcctcccttccttcctcctcccttccttcctcctcccttccttcctcctcccttccttcctcctcccttccttcctcctcccttccttcctcctcccttccttcctcctcccttccttcctcctcctttccttcctcctcctttccttcctcctcctttccttcctcctcctttccttcctcctccttctcccttcctccatcctcctcctctccctcctcctcctcctttcccccaacctccctcccccttccttcccttccctccccttcctccccctctctccctccccctcctcctctctcctcacctccctcctcctcctcgccaggaggtgctgctgtggctcacAGACCTGCAGAAGGAGCTTGGCCAGGAGGTGTCTGATGAGAAGCTTCGAGACTTCATCTGGAACACTCTCAACTCGGGCAGGGTgagcccagctgtgcccacgTGCCAGGCTCAGGGTGCCAACCTGGGGCCTCCCCATCATCATCCTCCCCCTTCTGATAAAACCCCTGCCCACCTGTGCCCACTTACCAGCCTTGAGGTGCCAACCTCTGACCTCCCCATCATCCCCCCCACCCTCAATTCAGTCAGATgagcccagctgtgcccacgTGCCAGGCTCAGGGTGCCAACCTCTGACCTCTCTATCATCCCCCACTCTCAACTCTGGCAGGCTGAGCCCACCTGTGCCCACTGGCTGGGCTCAGGGTGCCACCCTCTCACCTTCCTTATCATCCTCACCCGAGCTCTCTGCCCTCGTGCCAGGTGGTGCCAGGCTATGGGCACGCAGTGCTGCGCAAGACTGACCCTCGCTACACCTGCCAGAGGGAGTTTGCCCTCAAGCACCTGCCCAAGGATCCTCTCTTCAGGCTGGTGGCACAGCTCTACAAGATCGTGCCCAacgtgctgctggagcagggcaaggcCAAGAACCCCTGGCCCAACGTCGATGCCCACAGCGGGGTCCTGCTGCAGGTCAGCTTTGCCCCTGGGCGCCCTCCAGCCACCCCTGGGTGCCCTCTACCCACACCTGAGTGCCCTCTACCCACCCCTGCATGCCCTGCAGCC
The nucleotide sequence above comes from Pogoniulus pusillus isolate bPogPus1 unplaced genomic scaffold, bPogPus1.pri scaffold_157_arrow_ctg1, whole genome shotgun sequence. Encoded proteins:
- the CS gene encoding citrate synthase, mitochondrial, with the protein product MLITRARRAAPRPGRAQEAPGRCRRSLRSRPRSRPRSAPGPAPLRSVPPCARLAAAMTLLAAGTRAAARLRGPKNASCALFAARHASAATNLKDVLASLIPKEQARIKSFRQQHGSTAIGQITVDMVYGGMRGMKGLIYETSVLDPDEGIRFRGYSIPECQKLLPKAAGGEEPLPEGLFWLLLTGQVPTQEQVAWLSREWARRAALPSHVVTMLDNFPASLHPMAQLSAAATALSSESHFAQAYARGLHRAQYWQFVYEDAMDLIAKLPCVAAKIYRNLYREGSSIGAIDPSLDWSHNFTNMLGYTDPQFTELMRLYLTIHSDHEGGNVSAHTSHLVGSALSDPYLAFAAAMNGLAGPLHGLANQEVLLWLTDLQKELGQEVSDEKLRDFIWNTLNSGRVVPGYGHAVLRKTDPRYTCQREFALKHLPKDPLFRLVAQLYKIVPNVLLEQGKAKNPWPNVDAHSGVLLQHYGLTEMNYYTVLFGVSRALGVLSQLIWSRALGFPLERPKSMSTSGLMQLVGYKAA